ACTTGCCGCCCAGCCGGTTCATCGCGATCGCGAGGGTTTCGTGCATCTCCTGCGAGATCGAGCCGTAGGAGATGGCGCCGGTGGCGAACCGCTTCACGATCTCGGAGACCGGCTCGACCTCCTCGATCGGCACCGGCGGGCGCACGCCCTCCTTCAGCTCGAACAGGCCGCGCAGCGTGAACAGCTTCTTCGACTGCTCGTCGACGGCGTTGGTGTACTCCTTGAACACCTCGTAGCGGCCGGTGCGGGTGGAGTGCTGGAGCTTGAAGACCGTGTGCGGGTTGAACAGGTGCGGCTCGCCCTCGCGCCGCCACTGGTAGTCCGAGCCGATCTCCAGCTCGCGGTGGCCGGCGCGGAACCCGTCCCGCGGGAACGCGCGGGCGTGCCGCTGCCGGACCTCCTCGTGCAGCACGTCGAAGCCGACGCCGCCCAGCCGGGAGGTGGTGCCGGTGAAACAGGTGTCGATGACCTCCTGCGACAGGCCGAGCGCCTCGAAGATCTGCGCGCCGGTGTAGGAGGCCACAGTGGACACTCCCATCTTCGACATCGTCTTGCGCACGCCCTTGCCCAGCGCCTTGATCAGGTTCCGGGTCGCCTGCTGCGGCGTGACACCCGGGATCTTGCCGTCGCGGGCCAGTTCCTCGACCGTGGCCATCGCCAGGTACGGGTTCACCGCGGCGGCGCCGTAACCGAGCAGCAGCGCGATGTGGTGCACCTCGCGGGCGTCGGCGGTCTCGGCGATGATGCCGACCTGGGTGCGGGTCTTCTGCCGCACCAGGTGGTGGTGCACCGCGCCGGTGAGCAGCAGCGACGGGATCGCCGCGTGGTCGGCGTCGACCCCGCGGTCGGACAGCACGATCAGCCGCGCGCCCTCGGAGATCGCGTTGGACACCTCGGTCCGGATCTCCTCCAGGCGGGCCACCAGCGCGTCCCCGCCGCCGTGCACGTCGTAGAGGCCGTGGATGGTGACCGCGGCGAACTCCGGCAGGTCGCCGTCGTCGTTGATGTGCACCAGCTTGGCCAGCTCGTCGTTGTCCAGCACCGGGAACGGCAGGACGACGCGGCGGCAGGACTCGCCGCTGGCCTCCAGCAGGTTCGGCTGGGCGCCCAGCTGGGTGCCCAGCGACGTCACCAGCTCCTCCCGGATCGCGTCCAGCGGCGGGTTGGTGACCTGGGCGAACAGCTGGATGAAGTAGTCGAAGATCGGGCGCGGGCCGGACGACAGCGTCGCGAGCGGCGAGTCGTTGCCCATCGACCCGATCGGCTCCGCGCCGCTGCGCGCCATCGGCGACAGCAGCGTGTCGAGCTCCTCCTCGGTGTAGCCGAACGCCTGCTGCCGGCGCACCAGCGAGGCGTGCGTGGGCACCTCGCGCTCGCGCTCGGGCAGTTCCTCCAGCCGCACCAGGCCCTGGCGGACCCACTCGTCGTACGGGTGCTCGGCGGCCAGCTGTCCCTTGATCTCCTCGTCGTCGACGATGCGCCCCAGCGCGGTGTCCACGAGGAACATGCGGCCCGGCTCCAGCCTGCCCTTCTGCACGATCGTCGCCTGGTCCAGCTCCAGCACGCCGACCTCGCTGGCCAGCACGACCAGGCCGTCCTCGGTGACCCAGTACCGGGCCGGCCGCAGGCCGTTGCGGTCGAGTACCGCGCCGATCTGGGTGCCGTCGGTGAACGACACCAGCGCCGGGCCGTCCCACGGCTCCATCAGGGTGGAGTGGAACTCGTAGAACGCCCGCCGGGCGGGATCCATCTCCTCGTGGTTCTCCCACGCCTCCGGGATCATCATCAGCACGGCGTGCGGCAGGCTGCGGCCGCCCAGGTGCAGCAGTTCCAGCACCTCGTCGAAGGACGCCGAGTCGCTCGCGCCGCGGGTGACGACCGGGTAGATCCGCTTGAGGTCACCGGGGATCAGGTCGGTGGCGAGCATCGACTCGCGCGCGTCCATCCAGTTCCGGTTGCCGCGCAGCGTGTTGATCTCGCCGTTGTGCGCCACGTACCGGTAGGGGTGCGCCAGTGGCCACGACGGGAAGGTGTTGGTGGAGAAGCGGGAGTGGACCAGGCCGATGGCACTGGTCACCCGCTCGTCGGTCAGGTCGGGGAAGAACCGCGGCACCTGCGGCTCGGTGAGCATTCCCTTGTAGACGATCGTGCGGGCGGACAGGCTCGGGAAGTACACGTCCTCATCGGCCAGCAGGCGCTCGGCCCGTTTGCGCACGACGAACGCGGCGCGCTCGAGGTCCAGGCCGGTGCGCACGCCCTCGTGCGAGGTGAGGAACAGCTGCGCGAAGTGCGGCATCGTGGTGGCCGCGGTCGGCCCGACGTGCTCGGGGTCCACCGGGACCTCGCGCCAGCCCAGGACCCGCAGGCCCTCCTCGGCGGCGATGCCCTCGATCGCGCTCATCGCGCGGCCGCGGGCGGTCTCCCCGGTGGGCAGGAACGCGGTGCCCACGGCGTAGTGACCGGCCTCCGGCAGGTCGAAGCCGACGACCTCGCGGAAGAACGCGTCCGGCACCTGGATCAGGATGCCCGCGCCGTCGCCGGTCTCCGGTTCGGCTCCTCTGGCGCCACGGTGTTCCAGGTTGCGCAGGGCCGTGAGGGCCTTGGTCACGATGTCGTGGCTGCGTCGGCCGGACATGTCGGCGACGAACGCGACACCGCAGGCATCGTGCTCGTATTGCGCGTCGTACAAGCCGTCTGGCTTGCGAACACTGGGGCGGGTCACGGCTGGCCGTCTCCTCACACGTGGGCGCGGCGCGGGCGCTGCTAACACAGCGGCCCTCCTGCGCGATGGTCAGTCGGGAGCAGAGGTAGGAGTCGCCCGAACGAGGGCAGGACTCACCTACACCGGCCACACGTCATCGGGTGGCCGCGGTCGGCACGTCGTCGGGCCGCTGGCGCGCATCAGCGTGTCCCGGGTCGTGGTGGGCGGGTCCCCGCGGCGCGCCAGTTACCCCCGGGTTCGCCGGGTCTTATGACAGTAATGTGAATTCGCCGTGATCGATATACGCCGACCGGACTCGTGGCATATGCCATAGGGGCGTTGACGGCGCAGCCCCCGGTGTGGAAGTGCCTCCCGCCCCGCCGTTGACCTGCGCGAACACCGATCCGGTCGGGCCGGTGATCGATTCACCGGATCGGGTGGCGAGCCGATCAAGTAATCAAGGTGTTACGAACGGGTGCCGACCGCGTCCCGGGCCGGGCGCTCAGCCGGATACCGTCACCGACCCGAGATCGGTGAAGTGCGCCGCGATGCGCGAGCCCGCCTCGACGGGGACGGCCTCCGTCAGCCCGCCGGTCAGCACGATCCACCCGGCCTCCAGCGCCAGCCCCCGTTCCGCCAGCGTGTTCGCCGCCAGCGCCAGCGCTTCACCCGGATGGCCGAGCACCGCCGCCCCGGTGGCGCTGTCCACGATCGCCCCGTCGACCTCCAGCAGGCACGCCTGGAGGGACAGATCCAGCCCGGACGGCGCGACCCCGACCGGACCGACGCGGAACACGCTCGACGACGCGTTGTCCGCGATGGTGTCCGGTGCGGCGAACCGGAAGTCCTGGTAACGCGAGTCGATGACCTCGATCCCGCCGTGGATCCGGTCCACCGCGCCCATCGCCACCGCCGCGGTGACACCGGGCCCGGCGAGGCGTTCACCCAGCACGAACACGATCTCCGGCTCGGCGCGCGGGTGGATCAGCCGCGGCAGCGGGTCCGCGGCAGGCAGCACCATGGCGTCGGTGAGCCAGGCCAGCACGGGACGGTCCACGCCCATGCGCTCCTGCTGCGGCCGGGACGTCAACCCCAGTTTGATCCCGATCAGCTTCTCGCCGCGGGCCAGCCGCAACCGCAGCGCCTCGTCCTGGACGGCGTATGCGGTGCGCACGTCCAGCCCCGGCCATTCCGCGGTGATCGGCCCGCGCGCCGCGCCCGCGTCCTCCGCCGCCAGCAGCACCCGTGCCGCCTCGGCGATGCTCCACCCGGTCATGCGTCCTCCCCGCCCGCGAACACCGCGGTCACACTGCCCAGCCCGGCCACCGTGGCCACCACCGTGTCCCCGGCCCGCACCGGGATCGCCCTGGTCATCGAACCGGGCAGCACGACGTGGCCCGGCTCCAGGTCGACGCCCAGCGGGCCGACCGTGTTCGCCAGCCACACCAGCGCGTTCAGCGGTGATCCGAGCACCGCGCCGCCCGCCCCGGTGGCGGCGAGCTCCCCGTTGGCGTGCAGGGTGCACCCGGCGAGCCGAAGGTCCACCGACGACAGTGCGGTCGGCCGGCTGCCCAGCACCACTCCGCCGGAGGAGGCGTTGTCGGCGATGGTGTCCACGATCGAGATGCGCCAGTCCGCGATCCGGGAGTCGACGATCTCCAGCGCCGGGAGCACGAAGTCGACCGCGCGCACGGCGTCGGCCACGGTCACGCCCGGTCCGGACAGCTTCCGCCCCAGCACGAACGCGATCTCGGGTTCGATCCGCGGCTGGAGGAAGCCGCCGGCCGGGATCGGCTGGTGCTCGAGGTGGAACATGCCGCCGGTGAGGTGCCCGTAGTCCGGCTGGTCCACGCCCATCTGCCGCTGCATCGCCGCCGAGGCCAGGCCCACCTTGTGGCCCTTGACCTCCGCGCCGCCCTCGGTCCACACGCGCACCTGGTCGAGCTGGATCCGGTAGGCGTCCTCGACCGTCGCCTCCGGGTAGGTCTCGATCAGGGGACCGATCGGCTTGCCCGCCGCGTAGGCCTGCAGCAGGAGGTCGGCCGCCTCGCGTACCGCTGTCGCATCCATGGCCCGAACTCTCGTGGCCGGGCCCGCGGACCGCAAGCACCGCGTTCCGCTCCGCGGCACACCGCTAGACGTGCGTGTGCTGGTCGGCGGCGACGATCTCCGCCGCCGACGGTGCGTGCGCGGGGTCGGTCAGCCACTGCAGGGCGACGCCGACGAGCAGCGAGTAGTAGTGCGAGCCCACGATCCGGACCCGTTCCGGGTCGGCATCCGGGCCTAGACCGCCGAAGGCCCTGGCCAGTGCCGTGCGGGCCGCCTGCTGCGCCTGCGCGGTCATCTCCCGGATCTTCGCGTCGTGCTGGAGGTAGGCGACCCCCTCGAAGTTGACGAACCACAGCTGCCGGTTGCCGCGGACCGACTCGATGATCCGCTCCCACAGCGCCTCGTGGGTGTCGCCGTCGCCGAGCGCCTGGAAGAGCAGTTCACCCCATTCGGTGTTCAGTTCGTGCAGCGCGCGTGTGAGCAGCTCGTCCTTGGACCCGAAGTGGTAGTTGATCGACGCCAGGTTCGCACCTGACGCGGCTGCCAGGTCCCGTGCGGTCGTGCGCGCGTACCCGACGCGAAGGAGGCATCCGCGGGCCGCTGTCAGCAAATTCTCTCGATGTCCCACGTCTGCTAACGTATCATGTGTACGTTCGTTTAAAACGACCGTTCATCACATCGAAGGGGATCATCACCATGGGCACTCCAGCCGTGCGCATCAGGGGGCTGCGCTGCAGGTT
The sequence above is a segment of the Amycolatopsis viridis genome. Coding sequences within it:
- the gltB gene encoding glutamate synthase large subunit, which produces MTRPSVRKPDGLYDAQYEHDACGVAFVADMSGRRSHDIVTKALTALRNLEHRGARGAEPETGDGAGILIQVPDAFFREVVGFDLPEAGHYAVGTAFLPTGETARGRAMSAIEGIAAEEGLRVLGWREVPVDPEHVGPTAATTMPHFAQLFLTSHEGVRTGLDLERAAFVVRKRAERLLADEDVYFPSLSARTIVYKGMLTEPQVPRFFPDLTDERVTSAIGLVHSRFSTNTFPSWPLAHPYRYVAHNGEINTLRGNRNWMDARESMLATDLIPGDLKRIYPVVTRGASDSASFDEVLELLHLGGRSLPHAVLMMIPEAWENHEEMDPARRAFYEFHSTLMEPWDGPALVSFTDGTQIGAVLDRNGLRPARYWVTEDGLVVLASEVGVLELDQATIVQKGRLEPGRMFLVDTALGRIVDDEEIKGQLAAEHPYDEWVRQGLVRLEELPEREREVPTHASLVRRQQAFGYTEEELDTLLSPMARSGAEPIGSMGNDSPLATLSSGPRPIFDYFIQLFAQVTNPPLDAIREELVTSLGTQLGAQPNLLEASGESCRRVVLPFPVLDNDELAKLVHINDDGDLPEFAAVTIHGLYDVHGGGDALVARLEEIRTEVSNAISEGARLIVLSDRGVDADHAAIPSLLLTGAVHHHLVRQKTRTQVGIIAETADAREVHHIALLLGYGAAAVNPYLAMATVEELARDGKIPGVTPQQATRNLIKALGKGVRKTMSKMGVSTVASYTGAQIFEALGLSQEVIDTCFTGTTSRLGGVGFDVLHEEVRQRHARAFPRDGFRAGHRELEIGSDYQWRREGEPHLFNPHTVFKLQHSTRTGRYEVFKEYTNAVDEQSKKLFTLRGLFELKEGVRPPVPIEEVEPVSEIVKRFATGAISYGSISQEMHETLAIAMNRLGGKSNTGEGGEDPERLYDPERRSAVKQVASGRFGVTSEYLVNADDIQIKMAQGAKPGEGGQLPGAKVYPWIAKTRHSTPGVGLISPPPHHDIYSIEDLAQLIHDLKNANPAARIHVKLVSEVGVGTVAAGVSKAHADVVLISGHDGGTGASPLSSIKHAGGPWELGLAETQQTLLANRLRDRIVVQTDGQLKTGRDVVIAALLGAEEFGFATAPLVVSGCIMMRVCHLDTCPVGVATQNPKLREKFSGKAEYVVNFFEFIAQEVREYLARLGFRSIEEAVGHAEMLDTRKAVDHWKARGLDLSPIFHVPELEPRAARHQVVAQDHGLEKALDNTLIQLAEGALSSGDKVRLELPVRNVNRTVGTMLGSELTKRWGGEGLPDDTIDVTFTGTAGQSFGAFVPRGITLRLFGDANDYVGKGLSGGRIIVRPPKEAKLAAEQNIIAGNVIGYGATSGQIFLRGRVGERFCVRNSGALAVVEGVGDHGCEYMTGGRVVVLGPTGRNFAAGMSGGIAYVLDLSPLRVNPEMVDVDPLDDEDVEFLRDAVEAHFVETGSPLARALLADWETTVPRFGKVMPKDYKRVLAARAEAERDGRDVNEAIMEAAHG
- a CDS encoding 2-keto-4-pentenoate hydratase, which produces MTGWSIAEAARVLLAAEDAGAARGPITAEWPGLDVRTAYAVQDEALRLRLARGEKLIGIKLGLTSRPQQERMGVDRPVLAWLTDAMVLPAADPLPRLIHPRAEPEIVFVLGERLAGPGVTAAVAMGAVDRIHGGIEVIDSRYQDFRFAAPDTIADNASSSVFRVGPVGVAPSGLDLSLQACLLEVDGAIVDSATGAAVLGHPGEALALAANTLAERGLALEAGWIVLTGGLTEAVPVEAGSRIAAHFTDLGSVTVSG
- a CDS encoding 2-keto-4-pentenoate hydratase, with protein sequence MDATAVREAADLLLQAYAAGKPIGPLIETYPEATVEDAYRIQLDQVRVWTEGGAEVKGHKVGLASAAMQRQMGVDQPDYGHLTGGMFHLEHQPIPAGGFLQPRIEPEIAFVLGRKLSGPGVTVADAVRAVDFVLPALEIVDSRIADWRISIVDTIADNASSGGVVLGSRPTALSSVDLRLAGCTLHANGELAATGAGGAVLGSPLNALVWLANTVGPLGVDLEPGHVVLPGSMTRAIPVRAGDTVVATVAGLGSVTAVFAGGEDA
- a CDS encoding TetR/AcrR family transcriptional regulator, with the protein product MGHRENLLTAARGCLLRVGYARTTARDLAAASGANLASINYHFGSKDELLTRALHELNTEWGELLFQALGDGDTHEALWERIIESVRGNRQLWFVNFEGVAYLQHDAKIREMTAQAQQAARTALARAFGGLGPDADPERVRIVGSHYYSLLVGVALQWLTDPAHAPSAAEIVAADQHTHV